In Neorhizobium sp. NCHU2750, a single genomic region encodes these proteins:
- a CDS encoding DNA repair exonuclease: protein MTSFRFIHAADLHLGSPFQGLALKDADLADLFVEASRRAFSALVDEAVARKVDFFIVAGDVYDGDWKDNKIGLFFNREVARLERAGIPVFLLKGNHDAESVITRTIMLPKNVSEFPTARPGTFRLEHLKVALHGQGFAERSANENLALNYPKPESGWFNIGVLHTSLTGREPHAPYAPCSLEDLRSRGYDYWALGHVHDFEIVAEDPLIVFPGNIQGRSIREQGAKGALLVTVEDGRISHERLITDSARFAEMNISVESEDNAALILRRLEHALDPLVEAMEGRPLALRVRIAGASRFRNEILARGEDFRDEVQAACHRGHADIWLEKLELRIEAEGEASSGGSGLLGLDGLLSIDGFPAELIAEAEARIAEIAARLPGGAGAGDLPLGDAVDVLLAEARDLLMSRAAEAG from the coding sequence GGCAAGCCGCAGGGCCTTTTCCGCCCTTGTCGATGAAGCGGTGGCGCGCAAGGTGGATTTCTTCATCGTTGCCGGCGACGTTTATGATGGCGACTGGAAGGACAACAAGATCGGCCTGTTCTTCAACCGCGAGGTGGCCCGGCTGGAACGTGCCGGCATTCCGGTTTTCCTGTTGAAGGGTAATCACGACGCCGAAAGCGTCATCACCCGGACGATCATGCTGCCGAAGAATGTCAGCGAGTTCCCGACCGCAAGGCCCGGAACTTTCAGGCTGGAGCATCTGAAGGTGGCATTGCACGGCCAGGGCTTTGCCGAACGCTCGGCGAACGAAAATCTGGCGCTGAATTATCCGAAGCCTGAGAGCGGCTGGTTCAATATCGGTGTGCTGCACACGTCGCTCACCGGCCGCGAGCCGCATGCGCCCTATGCGCCATGCTCGCTCGAAGACCTGCGCTCGCGGGGATACGATTACTGGGCACTCGGCCATGTGCATGATTTCGAGATCGTTGCCGAGGACCCGCTCATCGTCTTTCCCGGCAATATCCAGGGCCGGTCGATCCGCGAGCAGGGGGCAAAGGGCGCCCTTCTGGTAACCGTCGAGGACGGCCGCATCAGCCACGAGCGCCTGATCACCGACAGCGCCCGCTTTGCCGAGATGAATATCAGCGTCGAGTCGGAGGATAACGCAGCCCTGATACTGCGCCGTCTCGAACACGCGCTCGATCCGCTCGTCGAAGCGATGGAGGGGCGGCCTCTGGCGCTTCGGGTAAGGATCGCCGGCGCCAGCCGCTTCCGCAACGAGATCCTGGCCCGCGGCGAGGATTTTCGCGACGAGGTGCAGGCCGCCTGCCATCGCGGCCACGCCGATATCTGGCTGGAAAAACTGGAACTGCGTATCGAGGCAGAAGGCGAAGCGTCGTCGGGCGGTAGCGGACTGCTCGGGCTTGACGGCCTTCTGTCCATCGACGGCTTCCCGGCGGAACTGATTGCCGAGGCTGAAGCCCGCATTGCCGAGATCGCAGCCCGTCTGCCGGGGGGCGCTGGCGCAGGCGACCTGCCGCTTGGCGACGCGGTCGATGTGTTGCTGGCCGAAGCGCGGGATCTGTTGATGTCGCGCGCGGCGGAGGCCGGCTGA